Proteins co-encoded in one Salvia splendens isolate huo1 chromosome 4, SspV2, whole genome shotgun sequence genomic window:
- the LOC121800899 gene encoding uncharacterized protein LOC121800899 — MKPQKEIRKRGGEKVKPYPYRGMLARRKDATIDVASMFKDVVVKVPLLTAFKMPPVSKFIKDYLAWKVNEEGRMIADETVSVMIQRNDLPSKKTDPGMFTLPISIRDVQVEHTMCDLGASINVLPYYIYQRLGKAKLVDTDIMIQLADRSCIHLEGILEDVIVKVNNFLYPTDFFVIKMTEPATKESSGVLLGRPFLSTASTIIDVRNGTISLDFKGEQYTFNIDEAMKRPADGENVYSIDGTEPLVHEYLEEEFLKR; from the coding sequence ATGAAACCTCAGAAGGAAATCAGAAAGAGGGGGGGTGAGAAAGTTAAGCCGTATCCGTACCGCGGAATGTTGGCAAGAAGGAAGGATGCCACAATCGATGTGGCGAGTATGTTCAAAGATGTGGTCGTTAAAGTACCACTCTTGACGGCATTTAAAATGCCCCCCGTCAGCAAGTTTATTAAAGACTACCTGGCATGGAAAGTCAATGAGGAGGGTAGAATGATTGCAGATGAAACTGTCTCTGTCATGATCCAACGGAATGACCTCCCTTCAAAGAAGACCGACCCAGGAATGTTCACGCTCCCAATTTCAATCAGAGACGTCCAGGTGGAGCACACCATGTGCGACCTGGGGGCATCTATCAATGTTCTACCATACTACATCTATCAACGGCTGGGAAAGGCAAAGCTAGTCGACACGGATATAATGATACAGCTGGCCGACAGATCATGTATTCACCTAGAAGGAATTTTGGAAGATGTTATTGTTAAGGTAAATAATTTTCTGTACCCAACTGATTTCTTCGTAATCAAGATGACGGAGCCCGCAACAAAGGAGTCAAGCGGAGTCCTACTAGGACGGCCGTTCTTGTCCACAGCCAGCACTATCATAGACGTACGGAATGGAACGATCAGCCTAGATTTCAAAGGAGAACAGTACACGTTCAATATTGATGAGGCCATGAAAAGGCCAGCTGACGGAGAGAACGTGTACTCCATCGATGGGACTGAGCCCTTGGTACATGAGTATTTGGAGGAAGAATTTTTAAAAAGGTAG